Proteins from one Acidiphilium multivorum AIU301 genomic window:
- a CDS encoding FAD binding domain-containing protein, whose amino-acid sequence MKPFATLRAPTIAAAAASASTTMAEAMTRAGPANGVALLRAGGIDVLDLLKEDLVAPAMLVSVIDIPGLDAIREGADGLHIGAAATLAGIAAHPLVRERYPALASAIGHSASPQIRNVATLGGNLLQRPRCWYFRSAAYRCLRKGGGHCFAIDGENQYHAIFDNHPCAIVHPSTAATVLVALGAFVDLADAHGTSRRVRLENFLVGPAIDLQRENDLQPHEILTAIVLPTPPSGARMAHLRQGERDSMDWPLADVAVLIEMDTARTCTRAAIILGAAAPVPHRARAAEAALRGRVITDDAAREAARAALAGATPLAKNVYKLKLFETLIRRAILTAVA is encoded by the coding sequence GGCGGAAGCGATGACCCGCGCCGGCCCGGCGAACGGCGTCGCACTCCTGCGCGCCGGCGGGATCGACGTGCTCGACCTGCTCAAGGAAGATCTGGTGGCGCCCGCCATGCTGGTGAGCGTCATCGACATTCCCGGCCTCGACGCGATCCGCGAGGGTGCCGACGGGCTTCACATCGGCGCAGCGGCCACGCTCGCCGGCATCGCCGCGCATCCGCTCGTCCGCGAGCGCTATCCCGCGCTGGCTTCGGCCATCGGCCACTCGGCCAGCCCGCAGATCCGCAACGTGGCAACGCTCGGCGGCAATCTGCTCCAGCGCCCCCGCTGCTGGTATTTCCGCTCCGCCGCCTATCGCTGCCTGCGCAAGGGCGGCGGCCACTGTTTCGCGATCGACGGCGAGAACCAGTATCACGCGATCTTCGACAACCATCCCTGCGCGATCGTGCATCCCTCCACCGCCGCGACGGTCCTTGTCGCGCTCGGCGCCTTCGTCGACCTCGCCGATGCGCACGGAACCTCCCGCCGCGTCAGGCTCGAGAATTTCCTCGTCGGGCCGGCCATCGACCTGCAACGCGAGAACGATCTCCAGCCGCATGAAATCCTGACCGCGATCGTCCTGCCCACCCCGCCGTCCGGCGCCCGCATGGCGCATCTGCGCCAGGGCGAGCGCGATTCGATGGACTGGCCGCTGGCCGATGTCGCCGTGCTGATCGAGATGGATACTGCCCGAACCTGCACGCGCGCCGCCATCATCCTCGGCGCGGCGGCGCCGGTGCCGCATCGGGCGCGCGCCGCGGAAGCGGCGCTGCGCGGGCGCGTCATCACCGATGATGCCGCCCGCGAGGCCGCGCGCGCCGCCCTCGCCGGGGCGACGCCGCTCGCGAAGAACGTCTACAAGCTGAAACTGTTCGAGACCCTCATCCGCCGCGCGATCCTGACCGCGGTCGCATAG